The region CGGCTATTAAACAGATAAAGACAGAGGTAAATGGATAGAAGTTCAACCGGGATAGAGTCGGAGTTCAACCGAGggttaataataataataatatatttaatgattattgatataattttataagaaataaataatttatatatataataagataCATTAGAAAACTAATTTGTTTTGaatataatacaaataaaatctGAACATATAAAAACTATTAGCTTGATGGTTCTGCATGCTGTATGCTACTTTCGTGGGGTTGGGACTGAATGCTAGTCTTGCcatccttattttttttaataaagacaAGTTCAGCATTCTGATTATCTGGTCGAACCGGCCGAGTACGGATTCGGATTTGCCGGTTTGATTGTTGAAAATCAACAGTTATTTGGCCGGTTCGATGAGAAAAAACAGTTTTCTAAATATAAGGTCATTCCTGAACCGGTTTCCAGTTTTTCCGgatgaattaatattttaaagaacggatataattgaaactaaaaattgagccgatttgaaaattttaaaatataaatgagAAAAGTCGAAATGGCGGGAGATTAAATCTTTTATTTAATactccaaacttttaaaaacttgtttaaaaataacaaataatttgTTGCTCAGATATACCTGATAAATAACACGGGGGTGGCCTCCTTTTTTGACTACATAGAGGATGCAAAACTCATTATCAATAAATGCTAGCATGTTACCGTCAGGGGAAAATGTGGGAAACACTCCCGATATTCTAAACAACCCTACTCCCTTTTCCGGAGATCTCAGCTTGTCAAACTCATTTGGGATATCTTCCTCGTCATTGTTTTTCATCTGtctcaataaaaatattacaatcaTAAAAAGTCTATGCGTATTTAAAAGTTAAACATAATTTACTTTTGCCATAATcgtattaaaaagtaaaatattttaactttttcattgatttattcaaattttataacttattggAAGTGAAAGGGCTAATACCTGAACAAGATCACAGTTGCAACGATGGTAACCTATGCGGTTGCCTTTATCGATGACAAAAGGGTTGTAGTGATCAGAATACGATCTGGTATTCACAGTGATTTGTACGgattcttcttcttcgtcgtctatttcttcttcttcatcttcttcttcttcttcttgttgtTGTTGCCGTCGTTGTCGTTTATTTGTATCAAAAATCTCAATATGTCGATATTGTGCCTTTTCTTCCCGTTCGTCGGACAATTTTGATTTCTGACGGATGGTTGCCACCACAACTTCGGTGGCACTTATGGCGGCCGGTGTCATGGCATGAATTCCTAGTGGAGTCACGGGGCTGATTTTAGTTTCAGCGCCGCTAATATCAGCTCGAAACACTCTCCATTCTCTCTTATCCTCTTCTTTGTCAGACGCTATATTATCGTTGATAATTCTGCGATGAAAAAATATGACGCTCTCACTTCCCCACGTCGGCCACCCGCCGTTCTGTACGACGAGCCTCCGTTTATAAGGCTTAACCAAGTTCATCACATAAATGTCAGTCTGGAGATCTTCAATCTCTCCGTGCCATCCGCCCCTTCGCTGGAAAGACGCCACTGCTATCATCTTTCCATTTGGTGATGCCGCAGGGCTTAAATCAGCATGCCCTGCAAGCCATTAGATAAtcagattaaatatttttagggtTGCAGagtagtttttttataaaacggttataaaattataaaaattataaattattgtcgaattattatatttttataaaacggttaccgaactttaaaaaattataaaacagttATCGATTAAACTATAGTTTTTTTAACGAAATGGTTGTCCATCTTTACTTTGTCTACGTCTATAATCCggtaactattttataaaattgctATTGTTGCGggtaatttttgtaaatcacTATAATTCGATAACCAATCTATaacttttttattgtttttaaccatttagtaaaaactaaaaactatgcaaaaatatttgaaaagtaaacatACATGATGGAGTAAGCCGGTCAGTTTCTCCATTGTTGAGATCGGTTTTATAAACTGCAGTCCATGGCTGACGCCGATCGTTTGGGTCCTCCATAGTGGAGATATACACGAGATAGTCTCCGGCGATGCAACCGCTGTCTTCCATTCGAACGCAACCGCTGTCTTCCATTTGAACACCGTCGAAGGTCCCATAAACATCAGCAAAACTAAAGACTTTGACGATCGGCGGATCGTTGAAACGGAGAGCAATATGAAGCGTTTCGAGGCTATTATCTTTTTCAGAAACATAAATCATGCCGGTGAGATTACCGGTATCGGCATCCTTCACGTTAGCTTCAGTAGACAAGTTTAGGCGCTTCAGAATTTTCTTGAGAGCCGGAGTTGGAATCATTTTTCCGTTGTAATTTGAAGATATTCCGTCCGTCATACGGCTCTCGTCTTCCTCCCGTGTCGAATTTTTCGGCCTTGCGAATATGTCGAGCGGCTCCAATGGTCTGTAGGTTGCGAAGAAGGCGATGCTACCTCTATCATCAGCCATCTTACTCTGCAATTTTTTGTTTGAACTTTGTTTTCTTTTAGGAGTAGGAGCAGTTCATGCCtgtgtataaattatatatatatatatatcaaagtCATACAtacattttgatatttgaaagcttattttaatattttagtatttACTACTCTacattttaagttttattaataacttttagattatatttaattatttatttaatatatgtcataaattatatctaatttattatttaatatattccataattttttcaatacaTTTGGTTTAAGCAGGTTAAATAGATTCCCATTACGAGCTGCGGTGTTgaaattaggattttttttttccaaaccgAGCTTAATAATATGAACTGTTTTTTTTCCCTAAAACTGGCCGAGTTATCTACTTTATCAccaaaagttatatttttaatattctaacaacaaatttattcataatttttaatattcaattgattcaatttaaaagaactaactaaaaaaaaattacttcaaGGACGTAcgaattaaa is a window of Mercurialis annua linkage group LG2, ddMerAnnu1.2, whole genome shotgun sequence DNA encoding:
- the LOC126668968 gene encoding uncharacterized protein LOC126668968: MADDRGSIAFFATYRPLEPLDIFARPKNSTREEDESRMTDGISSNYNGKMIPTPALKKILKRLNLSTEANVKDADTGNLTGMIYVSEKDNSLETLHIALRFNDPPIVKVFSFADVYGTFDGVQMEDSGCVRMEDSGCIAGDYLVYISTMEDPNDRRQPWTAVYKTDLNNGETDRLTPSWHADLSPAASPNGKMIAVASFQRRGGWHGEIEDLQTDIYVMNLVKPYKRRLVVQNGGWPTWGSESVIFFHRRIINDNIASDKEEDKREWRVFRADISGAETKISPVTPLGIHAMTPAAISATEVVVATIRQKSKLSDEREEKAQYRHIEIFDTNKRQRRQQQQEEEEEDEEEEIDDEEEESVQITVNTRSYSDHYNPFVIDKGNRIGYHRCNCDLVQMKNNDEEDIPNEFDKLRSPEKGVGLFRISGVFPTFSPDGNMLAFIDNEFCILYVVKKGGHPRVIYQTNDTNAIFSPVWNKKEDTLYICKGPSFSADVHVSICAFFKVSEITTPKKKPDLILTITKSNNAFPSSSPDGKQLVFRTVREDKGEKIYKKLYIIEDATKGEYQLGKSRRLTYGPGTDTHCQWSPTNEWIVFSSTRDKPEDAPESDNDLDPGYFAIFLVHSVTKVVVRVMGSGSDISGHVNHPFFSPYGNSIAVTSDLAAVSVDPISLPFFLHSVRPYGDIFVFHIDENDLLKNKDVKKFIRITHSRYENSTPCWTKGSTENFDKWNINLKKPNPPLCPYSGCTGLEGWRVTGHLHLAKRCC